The sequence below is a genomic window from Desulfovibrio sp. Huiquan2017.
ATGGCCTTGACCAAACTCGACCAGTTGGTCAACGAGCCGGACGGACACCTCATCTATATCCTCGGCCCCATCATCCATAATCCCCAGGTGCTCAAGCGCTATGCCGACAAGGGCGTGATCATGGTCCATGACCCCGCCGATGTCCCGGTCGGGGCGCACGTGGTCATCCGCGCCCACGGCATCACCCGTCAGGTGGAGGCGGCCCTGCGCAAACGCAAGGTGCGCATCAAGGACGCCACCTGCCCCCGGGTCAAGAAGGCCCAGTTGCTCATCGAACGCAATACCGCCGACAACGGCGAATTGCTCCTTTACGGCGAGGCCGAGCACCCCGAGGTGGCCGGACTGGTCAGTTATGCCCAGCATGGGCATTTCGTCTTCGGGTCCGCCGAAGAATTGGCCCGGCACCGGCTCACCCCGGACAGGCGGTACGTCCTGGCCGCCCAGACCACCCAGGATCGAGTCCGTTTCGAGAGCATCGCCGCCGACCTGACCGGACGCGACGACGTGGAAGTGACCGTGCTCGAAACCATCTGCGACGCCACCAAGCTGCGCCAGATCGAGGCCAGGGAACTGGCCGAAGACGTGGACTTCATGGTTGTGGTCGGCGGCTACAACAGCGGCAACACCCGCCGCCTCGCACAGGTGGTCGCCGAACGGGGCACACCCTGCAAGCATGTGGAAACGGCGGAGGAACTGCCGCTCACCGATCTTGCCCGGTACAAGCGGATCGGGGTCACTGCGGGGGCTTCCACCCCCCGTATCCTCATCGACAGGGTCCTCTCCGACCTGAAGTCCTTGTAGGGAAAAGGCCGTCAGCGGCCGGGAAATAACCGGGAAAGCGGTGTGCTGAAGGCCCGTCGAAGGCCGCGAAATGGGGCCAGGCGGTCCCGGACCGGGTTTTGCACCGGGAGCTGACCCTGGCCCCGCTCGGGACGGTTCGGGCATCCTGACCGCGTTGCAGGTACCACGGGCCGCAGTGGAGGGCTTAGGTCCGGGGAACGCGGCCTCTCCTGGTATGATGCCGGGCAACCGTCAGCTATGGGAGGAGTGCCGTTTTTCGGCGGCCTGTGCGGCCGTTTCGTCAAACATAGCCTATTCTCCGGGCGTTGGTATTATTTTCCGCATCCTCCGGGTGCCTGATTCGGGGGAAAAACAAAAAGGTTGTCTGGACGGGGTCGGGGGCATACCCTCACCCGGTACCAATGCGACAACGAGGAGGCAGACGATGGATTTGAACAAGGCCTTGGCCGATCTGAAGAAGGAGCCCGGTTTCGCCGAGAACGTGGGCATGATTTTGGTGCACAACGGCGTTGTGCGCGGCTGGTCCCGCAAGGGGCATGAGGAAGTGACTTCCATCGAGATCACGCCCGATTTCGCGAAGATGGAGGAAATCCGCAAGGAGATCGAGGGACGCGAAGGCATT
It includes:
- the ispH gene encoding 4-hydroxy-3-methylbut-2-enyl diphosphate reductase, whose product is MEVILAETAGFCMGVGMALTKLDQLVNEPDGHLIYILGPIIHNPQVLKRYADKGVIMVHDPADVPVGAHVVIRAHGITRQVEAALRKRKVRIKDATCPRVKKAQLLIERNTADNGELLLYGEAEHPEVAGLVSYAQHGHFVFGSAEELARHRLTPDRRYVLAAQTTQDRVRFESIAADLTGRDDVEVTVLETICDATKLRQIEARELAEDVDFMVVVGGYNSGNTRRLAQVVAERGTPCKHVETAEELPLTDLARYKRIGVTAGASTPRILIDRVLSDLKSL
- a CDS encoding molybdenum cofactor biosynthesis protein MoaE, with protein sequence MDLNKALADLKKEPGFAENVGMILVHNGVVRGWSRKGHEEVTSIEITPDFAKMEEIRKEIEGREGIFRAWCHANSGHMQPGDDVLFLIVAGDIRENVKPALADFLDRIKSEAVTKKEIFA